In Helicobacter mastomyrinus, the sequence CCCTATCTATATAGAAAAGCAGCCAAGGGATACTAAGGATTGATGTGATAGCCAAATCAAAGATTCTTATACTTGGGGCAGTGGCGATTTTGCTTGTAGCGTGTGGTTTGAGGGTGTATTATCTACAATACAAAGACATAGCACATATGGACGAGATACTCTCTATTGTCTTAGCGGAATATAATGAATATGGCTGGGGTAAGGACTTTGAGACATATACAATCTATACTGCCGAGCAAATGCAGGAAATGAGCCTGTGGAATGATAGCACGCTCAAAGGCACGTTAAATGATGTCAAAAGATTGTGGGTAAATAACCGCGATGACCCGCATACAAACCTCTACTACTCGCTTCTGCGTCTGTGGCATATAGGCTTTATACATACCGACTTGAAGCAGACATTTTATAGGGGTGTAGGCTTAAATTTTGTATTTTTGCTCTGTGGCTTTGCGTGTGCTTTTGTGTTGGCTAGGCGGCTATTTGGGGAGAGTTACTTCATCTTAGTATTTTTGTGCTTGGCATTTTGGAATCCTGCGAGTATCAACAATACGCTTTTTATAAGACCTTATGCTTTGCAGGAAATGAGCTTTCTGCTTTTTTGCTATGTGCTTTTGCGTATATTGCAATCTTTTAAAAAGCCATTGTTTAACACGTCTTTATTTCAATGTGAGAATTATAAGCATAAGGTAAAAAAGCCTATTGCGATATGGAGTGCTTGTATTATCGTGGTTTTAGGCTTTTGTGTGAGCTTAGAGTGCTTTACTCATAAGGTGAGATATGCGCAAATCGTGGCTCATAAAGTGGATACAGATACTAAGTATTTGGGCTATGAGATAAAGGGCAAAATGCTCTTTCCAAGCCATATTTTCCGCGACCATAGCCCTTATATTGTCATAAATCCAATGCTAGATTCTATACATTTAGAGAGTGCCTTAGATGGTGCATTTACGCCCCTTGCGATACATATAGATGGGAATCCACGCTATCTTATATTTGATACAAAGCATAATATACAAGCAGGTGAGATACTAGGGAGGATTCCTTATACACTGCATATTGCTTTTAAACTCTATGCAATGCTTGCATTAGCCTATGTAATAGGATGTGCGGTGATTATCTGTGCGGGATTGCTTTCTTATGAAGTGCTGATATTATCGAGCGTGACGGCTTTATTACTTTTGAGTGGATATTTTGCCACTATATTTGTGGTGATGATATATGCCTTAGCGACTTTATGGGCGTATCGGGCAAGAGTATATAAAGACAAGCTATTTTTTATCACGGCTTTTGTATATACAATGCTTTTAAGCACACTTTTGTATCCGCGCTATTTTCTGGCATTTACGGGTGGGAGGGGCAAGGAAGTGGGTGATAAGCTCAATATGGACTACGTGGCGCAGCATTTTGGGGCAAATACGCAGCGTTTCTTTGATATATTAAGCACACAGCTTTCTTATGGTGTGATATGCATAAGTTTTTGTGGGATATGTCTTGTTTTAGCTCAAATTATCAAATACCGCGCTACGCTTCTTGCCTATATGAAAGATTCCAACAAGGTGCTTCCTCCTATGTCACTTGCCTTGATTTTGGGGCTTTGTGCGTTTGTTTGGGCTTTTGTGGTGACTTTTATCGCGCCTTATAAGGACTTGCGCTATATTATGTCTATTTTCCCTATCTTGCTACTTTTGCCTGTTTATAGCTTGGCAAGTATGTATAATCTTGTATCTTGCTATTTGCGTAAATATACTCTGCCAATGCTCGGGGGGGGGGGGGGGTATAATGCTTTGTGCTATGTGGTGCATAGGAAGCATTATACCTTTAAATAAGCATAAAATAGACGCTCTCAATCATCATCGATTCGTATCAAGCGAGGCATATCAAAAGCTCTCATACCCTGCGGTGGCGTTTATAAAAGGCTCTACTTATTATGTCTCGCTCATTGTGCCGTATCTGCCTAAAACTCATCAAGTGATGTTTATAGAATCTTGTGCAGATTTGCCGAATTTAGTGGATAGTTATGGCGCGATAGAGTGGATTACAGATAGGGAGCATAAATGTGCTTTAAATCATTATGATGTCTCTCCATTATATGAAAGTGGAGGCTTAGAGAGCGTGGTTGTGAAGTCTAAGACTACACATAAGATACTATAGATTCTATTTATGATTGCACTATTTGCAAGTGTGGATTAGTATTTTATACAAATGCGAATCCCCCAACCTCTCTTAGCACAGGGGAGGGGCTTTTATTTTTTCTCTTTCCCTTCTCTCTTGCGGAAGGAGTCAGGGGGGTGGAGCAGTAAAAATTGAAACTCTCCTTTAATTTAGGAATAATGGGATATAGATTCTCTAGTCTATTTTCTTTTTCTATATTCTAAACTTCTTTTTATTGCAAAAAGATGTAATCCTGCAAGGCAAAAAGGGGTTTATCCCCTCCCCGCTCCCCTTAACCCCGATGTAATCCCAGAGGGCAAAAGAATAAAGCTGCTACTTTTTACCTTTACAGGATTACATCTTTTCGGCAATCAAGGGGAGAACATCGCTTAATCCGCTTCTAGCTCCGCATCGGCGGAGGCACTACTGCCTCCTTTTTCTCGATGTTACACACTACGAATCGGGTGAGAACAAGAGATATACGCCATTAGACTCGGGATTCTATGTCTAAAATCTCACTTTGGAAGTGTGGATAGACATTTCGTATTACGCTTGCAGGGAGTGATAATCCACATTGGCAAAGTGATTCTATGATATACTTGTCATTAATATATCACAAAAGGAGTATATATGAAGCAGTTAATAAATAGCGGGGGGGGGGGGGGCATAAAAGCGTAATTCTATACTTTTGTGTTTTTAGTGGATTCTTATTAGCACTCAATGCGCTTTTCCCCACACAAAGCGATGATTTAGGGGTGGCAGCAGAGGGTTTAAAGGGTGCTTGGCGTAGCTATATGAATTGGAATGGCAGAATCTTTGAAATGTTACGGGTAGCATATATTGGTGCTATCGCCCCTAGTGCGTATTTTGTGATTCTTAATACATTTGTGGCGGTGGCATTTATCTTTGGATTTTTCATCTTTATTTTTGCGCGTTTGCCGCAAAGCTTTGATGATGTGGTGATACTCAGTGTTCTTCTGCTTATTGTGATGTATTGCTCGGCATTTGGTTCTATTTTCTTATGGGCGGCGGGGAGCTTAAACTACTTGTGGGCGTATTGTGCGTTAGTATATAGCTTTATCCCTTATCGTTTGTTTTGGGCGCGGTATATGGCTTGTGAATCTTTGTCTAAAGATTCAAGCATATCTAAGGAATTGCTTAAAGCTCTCGCATTGATGTTGCTATGCTTCATCGCAGGTATGGGTAGCGAGATGGTGGGCATTACTGCACTTGTGGTGCATATAGGATTCTTTATCTATGCACTTTATAAGTGTGTGCGTTTGCCGCTGTGGTATTATGTGGGATTTGTGGCTTTGGGTTTAGGGTGGTTAGCACTCTATCTTAGCCCCGGACACGCTGCGAGAATCGCGGTGTGGTGGGATCTTTTGGGACGGAATTCTATCTATACGTTAGGCGATATCCTCTCTATGAGCTTAGGAGAGCAAATCACGCATTTAAGCAAAACCTATCGAGCCTTTTTCTCCCTCACGCCTTATATGCTTTGCATTCCTCTCGCACTTGTGCTGTTTGAGCGATACAGGGCGGGTATGAAAATATATAAAATTATCCTTGTAGTGATAGGTTGCGCTGTTTTCTTACCTGTGGTGAAAAACCACATACGGCTTTTTCCATTTTTTGAGACTTATGATTATGTTGGAATCTTGTATTTTGCCTTCTTGTTAGGATTTTATGTATGTATGATATATTTTTATCACAAGCAGGGTAAGGCAGATATGCAAGCCCTTTTTGTGAAATTATTGAGCGCGTTTGTTGTGTATATCCTTTTGGTAGGCACGACCATTCAGGTGGGTATTCCTAGTAGGGCGCGACTAGCCTATGTACTTGTTATGGCGGTGATGGTGATATTCACATATCAGCAATTTATGCGTATGCTCTCATCTGCGCGGCTTATTAGAGGTATTCAGGTGGCTCTAATAGCCATTACTTGCGTGTATGGCGCGTATGTTTTGGGCGCATATATTGATGGACGCTTGAAATGGAATGCGATGCTAGATTCTATCGCCACACAAAAGCGTGAAGGCAAAGATGAAGTGATAGTCAAAGCCTCTACTTTCACATCGTTTTATGCTCAATATAGCGATTGGGGCAATCCCGGGGATAATCCTAATGAGTGGCCTAATACAACCTATGCTCATTATTTTGGAGTTAAAGCCTTTAGAGTAGAATAAGTAAAAAGAGATTTGGAGCGTGAATGAGTAGGCATTCGTGGCAAAAATCGGGTATTATGTATCTTGGTATTGGCGTGATAAATACCTGCGTGGGCTATGGTGCAATATTTGCATTTTTGTGGCTAGGGATTATCCCTGAAGTGGCGAATATTATCGGCTATGCGCTAGGCTTTATCCTCTCTTATTATTTGAATAAAACTTTTACATTTGCCTCCCCTGCCTCACATAAGCGTGATTTGCCTCGATTTGGCTTTGCTATGGGAGTGGCGTATATAGCGCAATTAATGGTAATGAGTGCTGCTTATAGAATCTTAGACATTAACCCCTATCTTTCTCAAATCATTGGCGGAGCAGTGTATGTATGCGTAGGTTTTATGATGAGTAGGCTTTGGGTATTTAATACGGACGGTAAAGATTGAAAACCTATGTAGTAGTATGTGAGCTGGATTAGAAATTATATTATTCCTTTTTCTATAAGGGAGAAGGGCTTAAAGAGGTCGGTTCGAGGATATACCTCACTTGGTAAAATCCCGCAAGGGTAAGAATAAGGTTAAACCACAGCTTTAGTTTTATTTTTCAGGCATTCCGCAGGGCTTTTGCAAGTGTAGATTAGTACAAGTGCGAATGCCTCTATAAAAGTCTTACGCGGCGGTAAAACTACAATAGCGCAGAAAGAATAATTTTAAAGCGGCAAGTGGAGAGTTTGCCTTGAGAGTGTGTAATGGCTTTAGTTAAAGTGATACAATGGCAGGATTTTATCAAAATCTATTTTAATACCTTAGGTAGGGTAATGCCCCTTTGTCCTTGATATTTGCCTTTTTTGTCCTTGTAGCTTACCTCACAAGGCTCATCACCCTCTAAAAATAGCACTTGTGCGATACCTTCATTGGCATAAATCTTTGCGGGTAGGGGTGTGGTGTTTGAAATCTCAATGGTGATATGCCCTTCAAATTCAGGCTCAAATGGCGTAACATTAACGATAATCCCACATCGCGCATACGTGCTTTTACCCAAGCAGATGGCTAACACATTGCGCGGGATTCTAAAATATTCTATCGTACGAGCGAGCGCAAAGGAATTAGGTGGGACAAGACAGAATCCTGCTTCTTGAGCATTCACCTCCACTACATTGCGCTCATCAAAGGACTTAGGATCAACAAGTGTCGCGCCAATATTGGTGAAAATCATAAATTCACTACCTACGCGAATATCGTATCCATAGCTTGAAAGCCCATAGCTTACGATATTTTTACCCATTTGCTTTTCACAAAATGGCTCAATCATACCCTTTTGGCTCATTTGTTTAATCCATAAATCCGACTTTAAACCCATACTTAAGCCTCACTTTGTATAAATTTTTGTTAATTTTAAAAAAAATCGTGTTATTATAGCAGATTAAATTTTTACCAAAAAAGAGGAAAGGTGTAAAATGAATTTGCAAGAAATCAAAAAAATTATGGAGCTTTTTGATAATAGCGATATAGCGAAATTTAGCCTCAAGCAAGAGGGCTTTGAGCTAAAACTCCAAAAGGCAGGTGCTACTACATACACTACTACAGCTTTACCCCAAGTGAGCGCACAAACCCCACTTGTTGCCCCCATCTCTGCCCCTGCAGTTGCAGAATCTGCCCCTGCTGCGCCAAGTGTAGCAAAAGATACGGGAGGACATTTTATCACGTCTCCGATGGTGGGGACATTCTATCGCTCACCAAGTCCAGGTGCAGCACCTTATGTGAATGTCGGTGATATGGTGAAAAAGGGACAAACTGTAGGGATTATTGAGGCAATGAAAATTATGAATGAGATTGAAGCGGAATTTGATTGTAAGATTGTGGCTATTGAAGTGAGTGATGGACAACCTGTGGAATTTAGCACAAATCTTATTAAAGTTGAAAAGCTCTAAGGCAGTGTAATGAGTGCTAAGCAAAGACATATACAGAAGATTCTTATTGCAA encodes:
- a CDS encoding DUF6056 family protein, with the protein product MLYFCVFSGFLLALNALFPTQSDDLGVAAEGLKGAWRSYMNWNGRIFEMLRVAYIGAIAPSAYFVILNTFVAVAFIFGFFIFIFARLPQSFDDVVILSVLLLIVMYCSAFGSIFLWAAGSLNYLWAYCALVYSFIPYRLFWARYMACESLSKDSSISKELLKALALMLLCFIAGMGSEMVGITALVVHIGFFIYALYKCVRLPLWYYVGFVALGLGWLALYLSPGHAARIAVWWDLLGRNSIYTLGDILSMSLGEQITHLSKTYRAFFSLTPYMLCIPLALVLFERYRAGMKIYKIILVVIGCAVFLPVVKNHIRLFPFFETYDYVGILYFAFLLGFYVCMIYFYHKQGKADMQALFVKLLSAFVVYILLVGTTIQVGIPSRARLAYVLVMAVMVIFTYQQFMRMLSSARLIRGIQVALIAITCVYGAYVLGAYIDGRLKWNAMLDSIATQKREGKDEVIVKASTFTSFYAQYSDWGNPGDNPNEWPNTTYAHYFGVKAFRVE
- a CDS encoding GtrA family protein; this encodes MSRHSWQKSGIMYLGIGVINTCVGYGAIFAFLWLGIIPEVANIIGYALGFILSYYLNKTFTFASPASHKRDLPRFGFAMGVAYIAQLMVMSAAYRILDINPYLSQIIGGAVYVCVGFMMSRLWVFNTDGKD
- the dcd gene encoding dCTP deaminase → MGLKSDLWIKQMSQKGMIEPFCEKQMGKNIVSYGLSSYGYDIRVGSEFMIFTNIGATLVDPKSFDERNVVEVNAQEAGFCLVPPNSFALARTIEYFRIPRNVLAICLGKSTYARCGIIVNVTPFEPEFEGHITIEISNTTPLPAKIYANEGIAQVLFLEGDEPCEVSYKDKKGKYQGQRGITLPKVLK
- the accB gene encoding acetyl-CoA carboxylase biotin carboxyl carrier protein yields the protein MNLQEIKKIMELFDNSDIAKFSLKQEGFELKLQKAGATTYTTTALPQVSAQTPLVAPISAPAVAESAPAAPSVAKDTGGHFITSPMVGTFYRSPSPGAAPYVNVGDMVKKGQTVGIIEAMKIMNEIEAEFDCKIVAIEVSDGQPVEFSTNLIKVEKL